AGGCCCAAGCGCTCTTCACCGAGGTGCTGCTGGTGTGCGACCGCGAAGGGCTGATCGGGCGCGAGCTCTTCGCCATCGACGGTGTGAAGCTGCCGTCGAACGCATCCAAGGCGAAGAGCGGCACCCGTGCCGATTTCGAGCGCGAGGCGGCGAAGATGGAAGCGGCCGTGCAGCGCATGATCTGTGAGCAGAAGGCGCGCGATGCCGCCGGCTGCGACGACGAGGCAGCCCGTGCGCAGCGCACCCGCGAAAGACTTTCAAGCGAAGCGGCAAAGATCCGAGACTGGCTTGCGCGCCACCCGGACGACCGACGCGGCGCCAAGGGCGCGGTTCGCCTCTCGAATCGTACCGACAACGAATCGGCCAAGATGGCCACCGCCAAGGGCGTGCTCCAGGGCTATACCGGCGTGGCCGCCGTCGATGCCGCCCACCAGATCGTGGTCAATGCGCAGGCGCACGGCACCGGATCGGAACAGGAACTGCTGCTGCCGGTGATCGACGCCTCTTCCGCTCAGCGCAGCCAGGACACCGCGATCTGCGCCGACGCGGGCTATCACTCCGAGAAGAACCTCGCCGAACTGGATAAGCGCGGCATTCCCGCGTGGGTGTGCGACAACGGCTACAGGCAGCGTGACCCCAGATACGCCGATCAGGCCAAGCACAAAGCGAAACCCGACACGCTGTGGGACAAGAGCGAGAAGGCGAAGGCAGCGCGCACCGCCGGCAAGAACAAGCCCTACGCCAACACCGACTTCACCGAAGCCGAGGACCGCAGCCACTGCCTGTGCCCAGCGGGCAAGCGCCTCTATCGCAACGGCGGTGAATGCACGATCAACGGCTACGCCGCCACCAAATACACCGGCGCCGCGCGCGACTGCGTGCCGTGCGAGCAGCGCAGCCGCTGCCTGCGCACGCCGGGCACAACGAAAGTGCGACAGGTCGCCTTCTTCCGCGGCAAGCGAGGCCCCACCGAATCACACACCGAGCGGATGAAGCGGCGCATCGATTCCACGGACGGCAAACGGATGATCGCTGCGCGGTTTGCCACCGTCGAGCCCGTGTTCGGCAACCTGCGGCACAACAAACGGCTCAGTCGCTTCACGCTGCGCGGGCGGGAGAAGGTGGATGGGCAGTGGAAGCTGTACTGCCTGGTGCACAACATCGAAAAGCTCGGGCACCATGGATACGCGAATTAGGTAAGCTGGCGGCAGAGACCGACGCCATTTCGAGCGCGTCGGGCAGCGGCCGGCGCTGACGTCAGGGGACGACGATGAAGCGAAGATCGAGAGACTGAAACGATGATGAACGACTTTGAGCCGGCGTGCGCCGGTCACAACCGCTTGCCCCGGAATGGGGTATTTCTACAGCGTCGTTAGGCGTCACAAATGCACTCGAGCAATACCGCTCTGGCTTCGCTTCACCGGCTCATGGCCTTTGCCCAGTCGGTCAGAGTTCGCCGGATGATCGAAGGAATCGCGCTCGAGCCCAAGCAGACGTTCTGGATCATGACCCTGAACCTGCTGCTTGATGCGGCGGCCATCGACTGGTGCAAAGTCTTCGGGTCCTGGGATGAAGACACTCACTGGACACGAACCATCCCCAAAGAGCGGCATGAAGAAGTGCGTGCGGAGTTACTGAAGAGGATTGGTCTCAGCGCTGACGAATGGGAAGCCTACAGAGGGAGCATTGTCCGTTTTCGAGACCAAATGGTTGCTCACCATGATCTCAATGCAACGGTCGCGCAGTATCCGCACTATGACCTCGCCTTGGGCGCTGCCGACTTTATGTTCGCTGAAATCTACGATCTAGCTGATCCGGATTCTTTAGGTGGCATTCCGTCGTCGCTGGATCGGTGGTCCGGCACCGTTGCGGGCAACATGTCAGCCATCGTCAGAGCAGCCTTCGGCGCAAGCGCGCAGCTTGGTTCGAATGTGCCCGCGTGAATCCACTTGATCTTGAGCCCGTTCGCCTCAGCGATGGCGCAAACCATCCACTGGATCGCAAGGCATGAGGTCACTACTCAGACCTTAGGCGCCCCCAATCCGTCCCATGTTTGACTTCCTGGACATGATCTCACTGCCAAGGACCCTATTGCTGGGCGTGTTACGTGCGCTTTGGTGGCTTGGTTGGGAGTTCTGTGTGCAAACGGTCGGTTGGTCGGTGGGCTGGTTCGCTTGCCGTGCGGTCACATTTGGCCGTTTTCCGTCCGAGCAGCGGAACCAACTAGAAAACGCAGGTTTGTTCGTTGCCTTCGTCGTAGAAGTGCTTGGCCTGGCACTTATAGCTCTGGGCATTTATCTCCTGTCTCAAAGCTGGCCGCACCTATGAGTTATTCAAGCTTTTCGCGTCGTAGCTTGCGTCTGCCGAGGGCGTGCGGTGGCGCAGGTGCGCCTAACCATTCCGTCTACCGGACCGCCGAACACCCGCCTTTAGGCTGCGTCAATCCGCCTCGCGGGGCGTAGGGTTACTTTCGTCGATAACCAGCGCGAGCCCTTCACTTCTGAGCCGGACACGGTAGCGCCGCCCATATGCACATCACAACTCAGGGAACGAAAAGTACGTGCCAGAGATGCGGAACAGTGCTTGAACACGAAGTACGGCGACGCAGCATGATCGACGTCGTCGGTGCGACTCTGCTCGGTCTGGTGGTCCTTGGCCTCGCGCTGTTGTTCGCGTCCACCTCCGGCCTGCGTGGCGGACGCTACACCTTGGCCGTAATCGTAGGCACTGCGGGCTTTCTTATCTGGGGGCTCTGGTACGTCGCTGGTCCAGCGGATCGCGCGGTCTCGTCCTGCCCCTCGTGTGGTGCTCAAGAGCCGGGTTCGCGTGAGCCGTAGAAGAGCGTGACCTTGCCCAATGAATGAAGGCCGAATCGTGATCGGCAGGCGAGCGACGACGTGAAAAGCTTGTTGAACATGCATGTTCGAGGCCTGCTGCAGATTGCGTATCTGTCCTTCAGCCCGACCTCGGCGCCCAGCCGCTCAGACGGCCCCAGACTTTCATGTCGATCGCTGATCCGGCTGAAAGGCTGATTTCATTCAGCACGTGGGCATACCGAAGTACATTGTGGATGCCTCTTCTCGAACCCGTCATGTCATGCGGAGTGCCCTCCTTCTCGCTAGCGTAGTGTCCGTCGCAGCCTTGACTGTCGTCGGCTTCCGGTACGTCACTTCCGTGCACGAGCCGGAGGAGAGCTTCGTTGCGGAGCAATGGGTGAGCCGGCGCGCGCAGGTACAACTCAACGATCCGGGTTGTGTGCGGGGCGGAATGGCGCTGTCGCTCATACGTACAGGCGCGCTGCTCAAGCTGACGCGCGTCGAGGTGGTCGGACTGCTCGGCGCGCCTGACGAAGGTGCCGCGGAAGCACTGCGCTACGGCCTCGGCCAGTGCCACTGGGACTGGCGGCAAAGCCTGCTGGTTGTCAGTTTCAGTCCTGGCGGCAACGTAAGCCATGTCACGGTTGCAGTCGATTGACCGCAGCTTGAATGGAGGACTTGATCCTCATGCAGTTTGCCCCGGGGAAAGGCATGGCTTTCTGGAAAAAGTGCGTGATCGGTCTGATGCTGATGTGTGCACTCGCATTCGCCGCTCTGTTGGCGCTGCTGTCGAACGCTGATGACCGCTTATGCGGAACGTACGTGGTGGACGAGGTGCTCTCGCCAAATCGGAAGTCGAAAGCTGTTTCGTACCAGATCGACTGCGGTGCGACCACCGGTTTCAATACACATATGGCGATCCTCCCCGGAGGCAGCACGCTTGAGATCGAAGACCGGAAGCTTTGGGGCGTAACGAGTTTCTTCGTGGTGGAATCCAACAACGACCCCGCGCCACGAACGCAGTACGGTGGACCAAAGGTGACAGTTCAATGGGTCTCGGATACGAAGATCGAGTTGCACTCCGACGCGCGAGCCCGCGTCATCCGGAAGGAGTCGTCGTCCGGGCGAATCCAGGTTGACTACCACTACTATTAGAGGACACTTCGTCGATGCACTTGTCGCGTCTGCGAATCTGGCTTTCTTACGGTCGTTGTCTGGACACCCCGCAAGGCATTGCGCTGATACTGAGCGTGCCCGTGTGCTGGATAGTGATTCGGCTGCGCTGGGCTTTTCCCGATCTGGCGGAAATGTCGGCCTTCTCTTCACCGGACTGGCTTTATCTGTTCTCGCCCTTTCTGGGCTTTCTTGCTTTCCTACGGCTCGGGTATCCGGCCTTTGACGCCTCGTGGCTTGCCGCCGGTATGGTGTGTGCGCTCTCAGGGTTTCCGTTCTATGTCGCCTACCTTCGCACCTGATTACACGCAATGCGCTGTGGTCCTCGCGCTGCGCCGTTTGATGGAGACTTCGCATGAAGTGTGATTGCCCTCTTTGCGGAGAGAACCTTTCGCGCAGGCGATTGAAGAAGGTGCCACTGCAGGGCGAATCATCCTGGCTGGCGTTCAGATGGTTTCTGAAATGTCCGTCGTGCATCGGTGCGCTGCAATTGAATCCGCACCCGCTCGAACGCGCCGCCCTGCGGTGGGTACTCATCGGGGTTGCGATGCTGAATGGCGGAGCTCTGCTGTTCGGCGTCACGGCGCCGCCGTCGTTGGCACTGCTATCGATTGTCCTGGTCGCGTTCGGGCCGTTCATCGGGCGGGCTCTGTTGGTTCCGGCCGACTGGCCCCGGTATGCGCCGCAGGCCTCAGGCGAGCGCAAGGCTTGATGTGGTGATGCATCGTGATTCCCGTCAATTCCTTCGTGCCGCGACGGAGACCGCCCACATGACCCTGCTCTTCCTGTGCGCCTTCTTCGCCGCGCTCTGGCTGATCGGCCTGCCGCTTTACCACGCATTCTTCGCCTGTCAGGGTGAGCGCGACGCGCTGCAGGCGAACTTCCGGCGGCTTCGGCAGGACAGACGCCTGCGCGGCCGCTGCCTGCTCGGGCTGTTCGTGCTGCTGAATGCGTGGTCGCTGTATCCGCGGCGAGGCGTGTGCGTCGCCGTGGCGGTCATCGCGGCTTTCGTGCTGGTCACGCGGTAGGGAGCACGTGCGTACGAAGGTTCTTTTCATCGCTCGCTTTCAGGCTCCGCAACTGTCCTGCTCCATGGCTGTTATGCCGCGTTGTGGCAATCTACGCAGATAAATATGGAGGTTGCTATGCCCCGTCCGCTGGAAGCCCTTGCTGAAGAAGTGCTCCAACTTGCGCCGGAAGCACGTGCCAGGCTGCTCGACCGTGTGGTGGCCAGTCTGGATGCGGATCGTGCTCGTGACGCCGCCTGGGATGCGCTGGCCGCTGAGCGGGACGCCGAGCTTGAATCCGGTGAGGCAGTGGCCATTCCGGTCGAGCAGGCGCTCGCCCGTCTTCGTGCGGAACTGGAGTGAAGGTTTCGATCCACCCGGGTGCGGATCGTGATCTCACCGATGCTTTCCGCTTCTACAGATCGGAAGCCGGTAGCCGTGTGGCTGGCCGGTTTCTTGCCGAGTTCGAGCGCGTAACGAAGCTTCTTGCCGAGTACCCGGACCTCGGCACGCCTACCGGCGCTGATCGCCGGGCATATCCGCTTGTCGGCTTTCCCTATGCGGTCATCTATTGCAGGAAGGATTACGGACTGCAGGTGCTGGTCGTACGGCACCAGAGCCGCGATCCCGGGCACGGCGAACAACGATCCTGACTTGCCGGACATGCGTGTCGCAGTCTCTGGCGCCTTTTCCCCTGCTGCCTGCCCCGAGTGATCCCCGCCCATGAGCATGATTCTCGAACTGCATACCGTCAGTGACGCCAACCTGGCCCGGGTGCTGGCCGATCCGCCGCTGGTGTGGAAGGTGGTGTCGCCGGACGATGACGGCATGTACGAAGCGGCGCGTGCCGAAGCAGGCGTTGCGGAGGCCGGTTTCTTCCAGCGCCTGTTCGGCCGGCCGGCGCGCGCAAAGGCGCCGGCGGTGGATTTCCAGCTGGCCCCGGGCGAGGTCGAAGCCACCGATCTCGACAAGGCCTGGCACGGCATCCACTTCATGCTGACCGGCACCGCGTGGGAGGGGGCGCCGCCGCTGAACTTCCTGATGCACGGCGGTGCGGTGATCGGCGACGTCGAGGTCGGCTACGGGCCCGCGCGCGGCATGACGGCGGCGGAGGTGAAGGCGGAGGCCTGCGCGCTCGCCGGCATCGACGAGGCTTTCATGCGTGCACGCTTCGATCCGGCGCAGATGACGCAGCTCGACATCTACCCCGGCATCTGGGACCGCGACCCGGCCGAGGACGACAGCTTCGGCTACTGCATGGAGTACTTCGGCGAGCTCAGGACCTTCGTGACGCGGGCAGCGGAGGGGCGCGCTGGCCTGATCATCAGTCTCACTTGAGTCACTGTCTTGCCGGTGTCCGTCATCGAATGTGCTGTCACCCGTGACGGTAGCAGGGCGATACTGTCGGCCCGGCGATCAGACGCCGGACCTGCCACAGAGACAGCGGAGCAACGCCGCCCGCCTCGTGGCCCTTCTTCGGTTTTCGGATTCGGGAGTACCGGATGTCACATCACCGTTCGCGCCGCCTGCGCAAGAAGCTGCACATCGACGAGTTTCAGGAACTGGGTTTCGAGGTGGCCTTCAGGCTGCGCGACGGCCTGTCCGCGGACGAAATGGGTGCCTTCTGGGATGCCTTCATCGGCGACGCGATCGAGGGCAACGGCCTGCTGTATGGCGGATCGACG
The window above is part of the Methyloversatilis discipulorum genome. Proteins encoded here:
- a CDS encoding transposase — encoded protein: MPRFKTPDYGLKLIPVDFAQQVLPGTFEFALCHLVDNELDLSALRERYTNDAGGAPAFDPAVLLKIVLLGYSRGLISSRSIATACRTNVLFMAVSGDSAPHFTTVAHFVSSLGNEAQALFTEVLLVCDREGLIGRELFAIDGVKLPSNASKAKSGTRADFEREAAKMEAAVQRMICEQKARDAAGCDDEAARAQRTRERLSSEAAKIRDWLARHPDDRRGAKGAVRLSNRTDNESAKMATAKGVLQGYTGVAAVDAAHQIVVNAQAHGTGSEQELLLPVIDASSAQRSQDTAICADAGYHSEKNLAELDKRGIPAWVCDNGYRQRDPRYADQAKHKAKPDTLWDKSEKAKAARTAGKNKPYANTDFTEAEDRSHCLCPAGKRLYRNGGECTINGYAATKYTGAARDCVPCEQRSRCLRTPGTTKVRQVAFFRGKRGPTESHTERMKRRIDSTDGKRMIAARFATVEPVFGNLRHNKRLSRFTLRGREKVDGQWKLYCLVHNIEKLGHHGYAN
- a CDS encoding addiction module protein is translated as MPRPLEALAEEVLQLAPEARARLLDRVVASLDADRARDAAWDALAAERDAELESGEAVAIPVEQALARLRAELE
- a CDS encoding type II toxin-antitoxin system RelE/ParE family toxin: MKVSIHPGADRDLTDAFRFYRSEAGSRVAGRFLAEFERVTKLLAEYPDLGTPTGADRRAYPLVGFPYAVIYCRKDYGLQVLVVRHQSRDPGHGEQRS
- a CDS encoding YfbM family protein codes for the protein MSMILELHTVSDANLARVLADPPLVWKVVSPDDDGMYEAARAEAGVAEAGFFQRLFGRPARAKAPAVDFQLAPGEVEATDLDKAWHGIHFMLTGTAWEGAPPLNFLMHGGAVIGDVEVGYGPARGMTAAEVKAEACALAGIDEAFMRARFDPAQMTQLDIYPGIWDRDPAEDDSFGYCMEYFGELRTFVTRAAEGRAGLIISLT
- a CDS encoding YggL family protein; translation: MSHHRSRRLRKKLHIDEFQELGFEVAFRLRDGLSADEMGAFWDAFIGDAIEGNGLLYGGSTRGMACLRKRGSAGEQHREAVRSWLAGRSEVSETEVGPLIDVWYPAENDQA